The Ostrinia nubilalis chromosome 17, ilOstNubi1.1, whole genome shotgun sequence genome contains a region encoding:
- the LOC135080040 gene encoding protein lethal(2)essential for life yields MSIVPLMFRDWWDEWERPSRLLDQHFGMGLRRDDLLSSLSVPTSSLFRNSYFRPWRTNLTRQESASTINLTKDKFEVILDVQQFTPEEITVKASNNSIIVEGKHEEKQDEHGFISRQFTRRYILPSGYDVMDVISSLSSDGVLTISAPKKTPPMAGERIVPITKTGPAKQPEPVQEHPREQTVPIVTSP; encoded by the exons ATGTCGATAGTCCCCCTAATGTTCCGTGACTGGTGGGACGAGTGGGAGCGTCCCTCGCGCCTCCTGGACCAGCACTTCGGCATGGGTCTCCGCAGGGACGACCTGCTGTCCTCCCTGTCGGTGCCCACCAGTTCCCTGTTCAGGAACTCCTACTTCAGGCCGTGGAGGACCAACCTGACCAGGCAGGAGTCTGCGTCGACCATCAACCTTACCAAGGATAAGTTTGAG GTCATCCTTGACGTCCAGCAGTTCACCCCCGAGGAGATCACGGTGAAAGCCTCGAACAACTCCATCATCGTGGAAGGCAAGCACGAGGAGAAGCAGGACGAGCACGGCTTCATCTCTCGCCAGTTCACCCGCCGGTACATCTTACCTTCAGGGTACGACGTCATGGACGTCATCAGTTCCCTGTCTTCCGACGGAGTGCTGACAATCTCAGCACCCAAGAAGACCCCTCCCATGGCTGGCGAAAGGATTGTCCCCATCACAAAAACTGGACCAGCAAAACAACCTGAGCCTGTCCAGGAACATCCAAGGGAGCAGACCGTCCCTATTGTCACTTCCCCCTAA